One region of Vibrio pelagius genomic DNA includes:
- a CDS encoding 3-deoxy-7-phosphoheptulonate synthase: protein MQKSELSNVNIIDEQVLITPDELKAKLPLSDNARRFIQESRQTIANIIHKKDHRMLVVCGPCSIHDVEAAKEYAKRLKALSEELSDQLYIVMRVYFEKPRTTVGWKGLINDPHLDGTFDIEHGLHVGRELLVELAEMEIPLATEALDPISPQYLADTFSWAAIGARTTESQTHREMASGLSMPIGFKNGTDGNLGTAINAMQAASSSHRFMGISREGQVALLTTQGNPNGHVILRGGKQTNYDSVSVHECEEELSKAGLGAALMVDCSHANSRKDFRRQPLVAEDVIHQIREGNKSIIGLMIESHLNEGNQSSDIPLDQMKYGVSITDACINWDSTEALLKRAHTELVPFLENRLKG from the coding sequence ATGCAGAAAAGTGAATTAAGCAATGTCAATATCATCGACGAACAGGTACTGATTACTCCAGACGAGTTAAAAGCAAAATTACCTCTGAGTGATAATGCTCGTCGTTTTATTCAAGAGTCTCGTCAAACTATCGCCAACATCATCCACAAAAAAGATCACCGCATGCTAGTGGTTTGTGGTCCTTGTTCGATTCATGACGTTGAAGCTGCTAAAGAGTACGCAAAACGCCTGAAAGCACTCTCTGAAGAGCTCAGTGATCAACTGTACATCGTAATGCGCGTGTACTTCGAAAAACCGCGTACAACCGTTGGTTGGAAAGGTCTAATCAATGACCCACATCTAGACGGCACATTTGATATTGAGCATGGCCTTCACGTAGGTCGTGAACTGCTGGTTGAACTGGCAGAGATGGAAATCCCATTAGCGACTGAAGCGCTTGATCCAATCAGCCCGCAATACCTAGCAGATACATTTAGCTGGGCGGCGATCGGTGCTCGTACGACTGAATCTCAAACTCACCGTGAGATGGCAAGTGGTCTATCTATGCCAATCGGCTTCAAAAACGGTACTGATGGCAACCTAGGTACTGCGATTAACGCGATGCAAGCGGCTTCTTCAAGTCACCGTTTCATGGGTATCAGCCGCGAAGGTCAAGTTGCGTTACTGACAACTCAAGGTAACCCAAATGGCCATGTGATTCTTCGTGGTGGTAAGCAGACTAACTACGATTCTGTATCGGTGCATGAGTGTGAAGAAGAGCTATCAAAAGCAGGTCTAGGTGCTGCACTTATGGTGGATTGTAGTCACGCTAACTCTCGTAAAGACTTCCGTCGTCAACCGCTGGTTGCTGAAGACGTAATCCACCAGATTCGTGAAGGCAACAAATCCATCATCGGTTTGATGATTGAAAGCCACCTTAACGAGGGCAATCAATCTTCTGACATTCCTCTCGATCAGATGAAATACGGCGTTTCAATTACCGACGCGTGTATCAATTGGGATTCAACTGAGGCACTATTAAAACGTGCACACACGGAACTAGTCCCATTCTTGGAAAATCGTCTAAAAGGCTAG
- the tyrA gene encoding bifunctional chorismate mutase/prephenate dehydrogenase, which translates to MAVELNELRDQIDVVDKQMLELLAQRLALVEKVGEVKSEHGLPIYVPEREAAMLASRRAEAEKLGVPPQLIEDILRRTMRESYASEKDSGFKCLNPELRSVVVIGGNGQLGGLFGRMFKLSGYDVKVLGSKDWDKADELLKDAGLVVVTVPINLTEGVIDKLNNLPSDCILCDLTSIKSKPLQRMLAVHQGPVVGLHPMFGPDVPSLAKQVIVYSDGRGQESYQWLLEQFGIWGASLCSMDAQEHDHGMTLIQALRHFTSFAYGLHLSKENPNIDRLLQLSSPIYRLEIAMVGRLFAQDPNLYGDIILSSDENIAMIRRFHHCFGEALKILEGKDKAQFVESFNEVSEWFGDYSQQFLQESQNLLKQAHDSIHRG; encoded by the coding sequence ATGGCCGTTGAACTGAACGAATTACGCGACCAAATTGACGTTGTCGATAAACAGATGTTAGAGCTTCTTGCCCAACGCTTGGCGCTGGTTGAGAAAGTAGGTGAGGTGAAAAGCGAGCACGGTTTACCGATTTATGTGCCTGAGCGTGAGGCAGCGATGCTTGCATCTCGCCGTGCAGAGGCTGAAAAACTCGGTGTGCCGCCACAGCTTATTGAAGACATTCTGCGTCGTACTATGCGTGAGTCGTACGCGAGTGAGAAGGATTCTGGCTTTAAGTGTCTGAACCCTGAGCTGCGTTCAGTTGTTGTTATCGGTGGTAATGGCCAGCTGGGTGGTCTATTTGGACGTATGTTCAAGCTATCTGGCTACGATGTAAAAGTACTAGGTAGTAAAGACTGGGACAAGGCTGATGAGTTACTGAAAGATGCTGGTCTTGTCGTGGTCACTGTGCCTATCAATCTGACAGAAGGTGTAATTGACAAGCTGAACAATTTGCCAAGCGACTGTATTCTGTGTGACTTAACATCAATCAAGTCTAAGCCACTGCAACGCATGTTAGCGGTTCATCAAGGCCCTGTCGTTGGTCTACACCCAATGTTCGGCCCAGATGTCCCAAGCCTTGCAAAGCAGGTGATTGTTTACAGTGATGGTCGCGGTCAAGAAAGCTACCAGTGGTTGTTAGAGCAATTCGGTATCTGGGGGGCAAGCCTGTGTAGTATGGATGCTCAAGAACACGATCACGGTATGACGTTAATCCAAGCGCTGCGCCACTTCACTTCATTTGCTTACGGCCTACACCTTAGCAAAGAGAATCCAAACATTGATCGTCTGCTTCAGCTGAGTTCACCTATCTACCGCCTTGAGATTGCGATGGTAGGCCGTCTGTTTGCTCAAGACCCGAACCTGTACGGGGATATTATTCTCTCTTCAGACGAAAATATCGCGATGATTCGCCGTTTCCACCACTGCTTTGGTGAAGCCCTGAAGATTCTGGAAGGCAAAGATAAAGCTCAATTCGTGGAAAGCTTTAATGAAGTGAGCGAGTGGTTTGGTGATTACTCTCAGCAGTTCTTGCAAGAGAGTCAAAATCTTCTTAAGCAAGCCCATGACTCGATTCATCGCGGCTAG
- a CDS encoding M23 family metallopeptidase, translated as MSQKISITVPSSQGEQTLYFGRKAVLFCTSAILSVPLLISGAIYLHYDGQQKLTASEQHASDQAHDAQKLIETLIVEKENMEFMYDEQIETNHSLAQALTEKEGTIQLLGKRVFDVESVLGLADEELVNDETSLEERIDAAAIDSAVRATMFRLIPNDSPMAYQRISSSYGSRINPITGKRHTHTGIDLTCKRGEDILAPADGVIETVRPSKKGFGNFLTMRHSFGFMSSYAHLQKFKVRSGQFVSKGDVIASCGNSGNSTGPHLHYEVRFLGRSLNPQYLMDWTPENFNYVFDKEKKVKWGPLVQLIDNVVRLQINLTNVPYINSSIETVSSDETETKTTLATN; from the coding sequence ATGTCTCAGAAAATTTCGATTACTGTTCCTTCGAGCCAAGGGGAGCAGACACTTTACTTTGGCCGTAAAGCTGTGCTTTTTTGCACCTCTGCAATCCTTTCAGTTCCTCTTTTAATTAGCGGTGCTATCTATCTACATTACGACGGTCAGCAGAAACTAACTGCATCCGAACAGCACGCCTCTGATCAGGCTCACGATGCACAGAAGCTGATCGAGACTTTGATTGTAGAGAAAGAGAATATGGAGTTTATGTACGATGAGCAGATTGAAACCAATCACTCGTTGGCACAAGCTCTGACGGAAAAAGAAGGCACCATTCAACTGCTCGGTAAACGTGTCTTCGATGTCGAGTCGGTACTTGGCCTTGCTGATGAAGAACTGGTTAACGATGAGACCTCTCTTGAAGAGCGAATCGACGCTGCGGCCATCGACTCAGCAGTTCGCGCAACCATGTTCCGTTTAATCCCTAACGATAGTCCAATGGCTTATCAACGCATCTCTTCATCATACGGCAGCCGTATCAACCCGATTACAGGCAAGCGTCATACTCATACTGGTATCGACCTTACCTGTAAGCGCGGTGAAGATATTCTTGCTCCGGCTGACGGAGTGATTGAAACCGTGCGCCCAAGTAAGAAAGGCTTTGGTAACTTCCTGACCATGCGCCACTCTTTTGGCTTCATGAGCTCGTACGCTCATCTGCAGAAGTTTAAGGTTCGCAGCGGCCAGTTTGTAAGTAAGGGTGATGTGATTGCAAGCTGTGGCAACTCTGGAAACTCAACAGGCCCACATCTGCATTACGAAGTACGCTTCTTGGGCCGCTCTTTGAACCCGCAATACTTGATGGACTGGACACCAGAAAACTTTAACTACGTATTTGATAAAGAGAAGAAGGTGAAGTGGGGGCCGCTGGTTCAACTGATCGACAATGTCGTACGTCTTCAAATCAACCTGACGAACGTACCTTACATCAACTCATCGATTGAAACTGTATCAAGTGATGAAACCGAGACAAAGACAACACTGGCAACCAACTAA
- a CDS encoding PilZ domain-containing protein: MIERRRFSRIVYQVATSLTQDTLVVDGTIQDLSLQGLLIDCENHHQLNHHLPVQICFQLTDSDIDIQLEASIVSTINTSVRLRIEHLDIDSISHLKRLVELNVGDDELLYREIEHLTDLGEESAE; the protein is encoded by the coding sequence ATGATAGAAAGGCGTCGATTTTCAAGGATCGTTTATCAAGTCGCTACCAGTTTAACCCAAGATACTTTAGTGGTTGATGGCACAATACAAGACTTGTCACTACAAGGCTTACTGATAGATTGTGAAAACCATCATCAATTAAACCATCACTTGCCTGTTCAAATTTGCTTTCAATTAACAGACAGTGATATCGACATTCAACTAGAAGCCTCTATTGTCTCTACCATCAATACCTCAGTGCGCTTACGCATAGAGCATTTAGATATTGATAGTATCAGCCATCTTAAGCGCCTTGTGGAGCTGAACGTTGGTGATGATGAGTTACTTTATCGAGAAATAGAACATCTAACAGATTTAGGCGAAGAGTCAGCCGAATAA
- the ettA gene encoding energy-dependent translational throttle protein EttA: protein MAEYVYTMSRVSKIVPPKRQILKDISLSFFPGAKIGVLGLNGAGKSTLLRIMAGIDTDIDGEARPQPGLNVGYLPQEPVLDESKTVREIVEEAVADVAGAMKRLDEVYAAYAEPDADFDALAKEQGELESLIQAKDGHNLENALERAADALRLPEWDAKIEHLSGGERRRVAICRLLLEKPDMLLLDEPTNHLDAESVAWLERFLVDYNGTVVAITHDRYFLDNAAGWILELDRGEGIPWEGNYTSWLEQKDARLQQEASQEKARQKTIEKELEWVRQNPKGRQSKSKARMARFEELQSGDRQKRNETNELFIPPGERLGDKVIDVKNLTKSFDGRVLIDDLSFSMPKGAIVGIIGANGAGKSTLFKMLSGTEQPDSGTVELGETVKLASVDQFRDSMDDTKTVFQEISEGADIIKINNFEIPARAYCSRFNFKGSDQQKIIGELSGGERNRVHLAKLLKTGGNVLLLDEPTNDLDVETLRALEEALLEFPGCAMVISHDRWFLDRIATHIIDYRDEGQVNFYEGNYNEYMEWLKKTLGPEAAEPHRIKYKRVTK from the coding sequence ATGGCTGAATACGTATATACCATGTCGCGAGTGAGCAAAATTGTGCCACCAAAGCGTCAAATTCTGAAAGACATCTCTCTAAGCTTTTTCCCTGGTGCCAAAATTGGTGTTTTAGGTCTGAATGGTGCAGGTAAATCAACACTGCTACGTATCATGGCCGGTATTGATACAGACATCGATGGTGAAGCTCGTCCACAGCCAGGTCTAAATGTAGGTTACCTACCTCAAGAGCCTGTTCTTGATGAATCTAAAACGGTTCGTGAGATCGTTGAAGAAGCGGTTGCAGACGTAGCAGGCGCAATGAAGCGCCTAGACGAAGTATACGCAGCTTACGCAGAACCAGACGCTGACTTCGATGCACTAGCAAAAGAGCAAGGTGAACTTGAATCTCTTATCCAAGCAAAAGACGGTCACAATCTAGAAAACGCTCTAGAGCGTGCAGCTGATGCACTTCGTCTACCTGAGTGGGATGCGAAAATCGAACACCTATCGGGTGGTGAACGTCGTCGTGTTGCTATCTGTCGTCTACTTCTAGAGAAGCCAGACATGCTTCTACTAGACGAACCAACCAACCACCTGGATGCAGAATCGGTAGCGTGGCTTGAGCGTTTCCTTGTGGATTACAACGGTACTGTTGTGGCAATCACCCACGACCGTTACTTCCTAGATAACGCAGCAGGTTGGATCCTAGAACTTGACCGTGGTGAAGGTATTCCGTGGGAAGGTAACTACACATCTTGGCTAGAGCAAAAAGATGCGCGTCTGCAACAAGAGGCGTCTCAAGAGAAAGCTCGCCAGAAGACTATCGAAAAAGAACTTGAGTGGGTTCGTCAAAACCCGAAAGGTCGTCAGTCTAAATCAAAAGCGCGTATGGCTCGTTTTGAAGAACTGCAAAGCGGCGATCGTCAGAAGCGTAACGAAACTAACGAGCTATTCATCCCGCCAGGTGAGCGTCTAGGCGATAAAGTTATCGACGTGAAGAACCTAACCAAGTCTTTCGACGGCCGTGTTCTTATCGACGACCTATCATTCAGCATGCCTAAAGGTGCTATCGTTGGTATCATCGGTGCGAACGGTGCGGGTAAATCAACGCTATTCAAGATGCTTAGCGGCACTGAACAGCCTGATTCAGGTACGGTTGAGCTAGGTGAAACAGTGAAGCTGGCATCGGTTGACCAATTCCGTGACAGCATGGATGACACGAAGACGGTATTCCAAGAGATCTCTGAAGGCGCTGATATCATCAAGATCAACAACTTCGAAATCCCAGCTCGTGCATACTGTTCTCGCTTCAACTTCAAAGGTTCAGACCAACAGAAGATCATCGGTGAGCTTTCTGGTGGTGAGCGTAACCGTGTTCATCTGGCTAAGCTGCTTAAGACGGGTGGTAACGTACTGCTTCTCGATGAGCCAACCAACGACCTTGATGTTGAAACACTGCGTGCACTAGAAGAAGCGCTACTAGAATTCCCTGGCTGTGCAATGGTTATCTCGCACGACCGTTGGTTCTTAGACCGTATCGCTACGCATATCATTGACTACCGTGATGAAGGTCAAGTTAACTTCTATGAAGGTAACTACAATGAGTACATGGAATGGCTGAAGAAGACGCTTGGTCCTGAAGCAGCTGAACCACACCGTATCAAATACAAGCGTGTAACTAAGTAA
- the sltY gene encoding murein transglycosylase, with amino-acid sequence MFFRFLNRKIAVAASVVLPSMLLAPEAQASRASELEMQRDIYDQAQDVLDDRNIELYAKLRSKIRTYPLTPYTDYRAFMIDLGKRTPQEVDAFIENNRAFPFSNRIRAPYLTELESQKKWSTILEFQTQEPSGEKYQCIYYRAHYEQGNYDLAYKGAKQLWLSGNGVDDSCDPLFSAWDKAGLRSDELILDRLLLAFEQRNGKLMNYLLKQLDSDKAAKQGKEMKALFSKPEGVASFAKKHKVNEFYQKQTELAFQKLARKDTTAAQKAFDKVIEGQKFSQEKTQQLADYLAFRLINTDSEEMMAWRDQAIETSSKQVLLERRARLAIQHADWAGLQHWISKLDDKHQSSIRWQYWRGRAELASGQETVGTKRLTDILGQRNFYSVAAAKQLNEPVRYKTSSLTYNSQVVKPFETALVRIDELITRDKIAAAKSEWRWLLANSSKEQKSMLAAYASRQGWNHLTVTASISAKMWDNLELRFPVAHKWWFNFYAEKHDIDPVTLMSLARQESALDSEAKSPVGARGIMQIMPATAKYTAKKYQLKYQGREDLYNVGKNIEIGSHYLDGLLNQYDNNRIFALAAYNAGPHRVKQWRSRSDGKLDVFAFIEMIPFKETRGYVQNILMFETYYRDILGEQGQFLAAHERDAKY; translated from the coding sequence ATGTTTTTCCGATTTCTCAATAGGAAAATTGCTGTTGCTGCATCAGTAGTTTTGCCTTCTATGCTATTGGCTCCTGAGGCTCAGGCGAGCCGTGCTTCTGAGCTAGAAATGCAGCGTGACATATACGACCAAGCACAAGACGTATTGGATGATCGTAACATTGAGCTCTATGCCAAGCTGCGATCTAAAATTCGAACATACCCCCTAACGCCATACACAGACTATCGTGCGTTCATGATTGACTTGGGCAAGCGAACGCCACAAGAGGTTGATGCATTTATCGAGAACAATCGTGCTTTTCCATTCTCAAACCGTATTCGCGCGCCTTATTTAACGGAACTAGAGTCGCAGAAAAAATGGTCGACGATTCTCGAATTTCAAACTCAAGAACCCTCCGGTGAAAAGTATCAGTGTATCTATTACCGAGCACACTATGAGCAAGGAAATTATGACTTGGCTTATAAGGGGGCGAAGCAGTTATGGTTGAGCGGTAATGGTGTTGATGATAGCTGCGACCCGCTTTTTTCAGCTTGGGATAAAGCGGGGTTACGCAGTGATGAGTTGATTCTTGATAGGCTGTTGCTGGCTTTCGAACAGCGTAACGGCAAGCTAATGAACTATCTGCTTAAACAGCTTGATAGCGACAAGGCAGCCAAACAAGGCAAGGAGATGAAAGCTCTGTTCAGTAAGCCTGAAGGGGTGGCGAGCTTTGCAAAAAAACACAAGGTGAACGAGTTTTATCAAAAGCAGACCGAGCTCGCTTTCCAGAAGTTGGCACGTAAAGATACCACGGCGGCACAGAAGGCGTTTGATAAAGTGATTGAAGGTCAGAAGTTTTCACAAGAGAAAACTCAGCAACTGGCTGATTACTTGGCGTTTCGTCTGATCAATACCGATTCAGAAGAGATGATGGCTTGGCGAGATCAAGCAATAGAGACCTCTTCTAAGCAAGTGTTGTTAGAGCGTCGTGCACGCCTTGCGATTCAACATGCAGATTGGGCTGGTTTGCAGCACTGGATTAGCAAGCTAGATGATAAACATCAAAGTTCGATTCGTTGGCAGTACTGGCGCGGCAGAGCAGAGCTAGCATCGGGGCAAGAAACTGTGGGCACTAAGCGACTCACTGATATCCTTGGTCAGCGTAATTTCTACAGCGTAGCTGCGGCCAAGCAACTAAATGAACCGGTGCGCTATAAAACGTCGTCATTGACGTATAACTCGCAAGTTGTAAAGCCATTTGAGACCGCTTTGGTGCGTATTGATGAACTGATTACACGCGATAAAATTGCCGCGGCTAAGAGTGAGTGGCGTTGGTTGCTGGCTAACTCAAGCAAAGAACAGAAGTCCATGCTGGCTGCGTATGCCTCTCGTCAAGGTTGGAATCACCTAACTGTTACGGCGAGCATTTCTGCCAAAATGTGGGATAACTTGGAACTGCGTTTCCCTGTCGCGCATAAGTGGTGGTTCAACTTCTACGCTGAGAAGCATGACATTGACCCTGTGACTTTGATGTCGTTAGCGCGTCAAGAGAGCGCATTGGATAGCGAGGCAAAATCCCCGGTTGGTGCGCGTGGAATCATGCAAATTATGCCAGCGACGGCCAAATACACGGCTAAAAAGTACCAGCTGAAGTATCAGGGGCGTGAAGACTTGTACAACGTTGGCAAAAATATTGAGATTGGTAGTCATTATCTTGATGGATTGCTGAATCAATACGACAACAATCGCATCTTTGCCTTAGCCGCTTACAATGCAGGCCCACACCGAGTGAAACAGTGGCGATCTCGAAGTGATGGCAAACTGGATGTGTTTGCTTTTATCGAGATGATTCCGTTCAAAGAGACACGTGGTTACGTACAAAATATCTTGATGTTCGAAACCTATTATCGAGATATCTTGGGTGAGCAAGGGCAGTTCCTTGCGGCTCATGAGCGTGATGCAAAATACTAA
- the trpR gene encoding trp operon repressor yields MAPQPEYSNWQELMDLVKSAAENDQHELLLTMMMTPDEREALVARVNILCELMKGDLSQRQISQMLGVGVATITRGSNELKAKSEQEMHEIAQLLLK; encoded by the coding sequence ATGGCACCACAACCAGAGTACAGTAATTGGCAAGAGTTGATGGATTTAGTCAAGAGTGCCGCTGAAAATGATCAGCATGAGCTGCTACTGACCATGATGATGACTCCTGATGAACGCGAAGCCTTGGTCGCTCGTGTAAATATTCTGTGTGAACTGATGAAAGGCGACCTTTCTCAGCGACAAATTAGTCAAATGTTGGGAGTGGGCGTCGCAACCATCACGCGCGGTTCCAACGAGCTAAAAGCCAAATCGGAACAAGAGATGCACGAGATTGCTCAGTTGTTGCTCAAATAA
- the yjjX gene encoding inosine/xanthosine triphosphatase encodes MKTVIIASLNPAKISAVKSAFEAAFPQQEFGFKGVSVASGVADQPMSDQETYQGAVNRVHNAIQAIPDSDFYVGLEAGIENNVTFAWMVIESNGQRGESRSASLMLPPQVIEKLTYANELGDVMDEVFGTDNIKQKGGAIGLLTHNQLTRSSVYHQALILALIPFVNPEHFPRD; translated from the coding sequence ATGAAAACAGTCATTATCGCGTCACTCAACCCAGCAAAAATAAGCGCAGTGAAAAGTGCTTTTGAAGCGGCTTTCCCACAACAAGAATTTGGCTTCAAAGGCGTGAGCGTAGCAAGTGGCGTTGCTGATCAGCCTATGAGCGATCAAGAAACCTATCAAGGTGCGGTCAATCGTGTTCACAATGCAATTCAAGCTATTCCAGATAGCGACTTCTATGTTGGATTAGAAGCCGGTATTGAAAACAATGTAACCTTTGCTTGGATGGTGATTGAATCGAACGGTCAACGCGGCGAATCCCGCTCTGCTAGCCTGATGCTACCGCCACAAGTTATTGAGAAGCTTACATACGCTAACGAGCTTGGTGATGTTATGGACGAGGTGTTTGGTACCGACAATATCAAACAGAAAGGAGGGGCTATTGGACTGCTTACCCACAATCAACTCACGCGCAGCTCGGTATACCATCAAGCACTGATCTTGGCTTTGATCCCATTTGTAAACCCGGAGCACTTCCCAAGAGATTAA
- the pheA gene encoding prephenate dehydratase, translating to MTDQPISLDEIRLRLNDLDDQLLSLLSERRKLSIEVAKSKVETSKPVRDAVREQQLLVKLIGNGKEKYDLDAQYITKLFHTIIEDSVLLQQSYLQNLANPQSRKPLARVAFLGSKGSYSHLASREYFSRRNTELIELNCNHFKEVTSTVESGHADYGVLPIENTSSGSINEVYDLLQHTTLYIVGELSQPIEHCLVAKKDIRLEDITTLYSHPQPHQQCSEFLSRLKGVTLESCASTADAMKKVKELDDDTVAAIGNSSSGKLYGLQPIQGNIANQTENHTRFIVVARKPVEVSTQIPAKTTLIMSTSQEAGSLVETLLILQRYGINMTKLESRPIMGNPWEEMFYVDLEAHLNSDNMQQAITELTTITRHLKVLGCYPSENIKATQVKLP from the coding sequence ATGACTGACCAACCCATTTCGCTTGATGAAATTCGCCTTCGCTTAAATGATCTTGATGATCAGCTTCTAAGCTTACTCTCTGAACGTCGCAAACTCAGTATTGAGGTGGCTAAAAGCAAAGTAGAGACATCAAAGCCAGTTCGAGATGCCGTTCGTGAACAACAGCTACTGGTGAAGCTGATCGGGAATGGAAAAGAGAAGTACGACCTAGATGCTCAGTACATCACTAAACTGTTTCATACCATCATCGAAGATTCAGTACTTCTTCAACAATCTTACTTGCAGAATCTTGCCAATCCACAGAGCCGTAAACCTTTGGCTCGTGTCGCATTTCTGGGGTCAAAAGGGTCATACTCACACCTTGCAAGTCGTGAATACTTCAGTCGCCGTAACACTGAGCTAATCGAACTAAACTGCAATCACTTTAAAGAGGTCACGTCGACGGTCGAGTCTGGTCATGCTGACTACGGTGTACTTCCAATTGAAAACACCAGTTCAGGTTCTATCAACGAAGTATACGACCTACTTCAACACACAACGCTTTACATTGTGGGTGAACTATCACAACCGATTGAGCACTGCTTAGTTGCGAAAAAAGATATTCGTCTAGAAGACATCACAACCCTTTACTCTCACCCACAACCACATCAACAGTGCAGTGAGTTCTTGAGTCGTTTAAAAGGCGTGACTCTAGAGTCTTGCGCGAGCACAGCTGATGCAATGAAGAAGGTGAAAGAACTTGACGACGACACTGTCGCTGCGATCGGCAACTCCTCAAGCGGCAAGCTATATGGCCTTCAGCCAATTCAAGGCAATATTGCCAACCAAACCGAAAACCACACTCGCTTTATCGTAGTCGCGCGTAAGCCTGTTGAAGTATCAACTCAAATTCCAGCGAAAACGACTTTGATCATGTCAACCTCCCAAGAAGCGGGATCACTAGTCGAAACACTACTGATTCTACAACGCTACGGTATCAACATGACCAAGTTAGAATCACGTCCTATTATGGGTAACCCTTGGGAAGAGATGTTCTATGTGGATCTAGAGGCGCACTTGAACTCTGACAACATGCAGCAAGCAATTACCGAGCTGACGACTATTACGCGTCATTTGAAAGTATTGGGCTGCTATCCAAGCGAGAATATTAAAGCGACACAAGTTAAACTCCCCTAA
- the hpf gene encoding ribosome hibernation-promoting factor, HPF/YfiA family, with amino-acid sequence MKMNITGKNIDITSAIREHIESKFKKLEKWQVDIIGCQASFSEEPNKKKKFEAVITVPKGQLVASSIHDDLYVAVNEVEQKLERQLNKLRHKPEARRAEKPQIEELEAEVE; translated from the coding sequence ATGAAAATGAATATCACTGGTAAGAATATTGACATCACCTCTGCAATCCGTGAGCACATTGAAAGTAAATTTAAGAAGTTAGAAAAATGGCAAGTAGACATCATCGGCTGCCAAGCAAGCTTTAGTGAAGAGCCTAACAAGAAGAAGAAATTTGAAGCGGTTATTACCGTACCGAAAGGCCAGCTTGTTGCTTCATCAATCCATGATGACCTATATGTTGCCGTTAATGAGGTGGAACAAAAATTAGAACGACAACTGAATAAGCTAAGACACAAACCTGAAGCTCGCCGAGCTGAAAAGCCTCAGATTGAAGAGCTAGAAGCTGAAGTAGAATAA
- a CDS encoding outer membrane protein assembly factor BamD, translated as MKHLTLSGLLAVSLLVGCSSSEEIVPDVPPSVLYSDAQESLQSGSWLSAIEKLEALDSRYPFGAYSEQVQLDLIYAYYKNDDLALGLATISRFLRLNPTHEKQDWVLYMRGLTHMAQDRNFMHDLFNIDRSDRDPEPVKLAFADFKKLLERFPASPYAEDAQKRMFALKNRLAEYDLATADFYLRREAWIAAINRTQELQKTYPDTIAARKSLEIQLEAYKQLGLEDAVARTEKLIELNPIP; from the coding sequence ATGAAACACCTCACTTTATCGGGTCTATTAGCTGTATCACTGTTAGTTGGTTGTAGTAGCAGTGAAGAGATCGTCCCAGATGTACCGCCATCGGTTCTCTATTCTGATGCACAAGAATCGCTACAAAGTGGTAGCTGGTTATCTGCGATTGAAAAACTAGAAGCGCTGGACTCGCGTTACCCATTCGGTGCGTACTCAGAACAAGTACAGCTAGACCTTATCTACGCTTACTACAAGAACGATGACCTAGCGCTAGGACTGGCGACCATTTCACGATTCTTACGTTTAAACCCAACGCATGAAAAGCAAGACTGGGTTTTATACATGCGCGGGTTAACGCACATGGCGCAAGACCGTAACTTCATGCACGATCTGTTCAATATCGATCGTAGCGACCGCGACCCTGAGCCGGTGAAACTCGCTTTTGCTGATTTTAAGAAGCTACTAGAGCGTTTCCCTGCAAGCCCTTACGCGGAAGATGCACAGAAACGTATGTTCGCGCTGAAAAACCGTTTAGCAGAGTATGACTTAGCAACGGCTGATTTCTATCTTCGTCGTGAGGCGTGGATTGCTGCAATCAACCGTACACAAGAGCTGCAGAAAACCTATCCAGATACCATTGCTGCACGTAAATCTTTAGAGATCCAGTTAGAAGCTTACAAGCAACTCGGTCTTGAAGATGCTGTAGCAAGAACGGAAAAGTTGATTGAGCTAAACCCTATTCCGTAG